A DNA window from Scomber japonicus isolate fScoJap1 chromosome 14, fScoJap1.pri, whole genome shotgun sequence contains the following coding sequences:
- the slc29a3 gene encoding equilibrative nucleoside transporter 3 isoform X2, giving the protein MAAAVKSNVQTSDYFESYLAIASTVPSVLCLILNYILVNRLSANVRILSSLFVILLLFVVTTVLVKVDVSNSRMGFFVGTLASVAVVSGASNLFTGSVFGISGHFPMRISQALISGQAMGGTLSAVASIVDLAVAKDVTDSALAYFLTADVFILLCIFTYLLLPKLAYSRHYMLAAACTNPGVMSEGEEMSDAGSSVSVPPLQPILRKIWVLGLSVFFVFFVSIMLFPAVSSGIQSVNKDSGSPWTTTYFVPLTSFLLYNVADFCGRQATAWLQVPGPTSRVLPALVLCRSIMIPLLMFCNYQPRDHLHTVLFTHDVYPVIFNCLLGLTNGYLGTLPMIYGPKVVPRELTEATGVVMSFFLTLGLAFGSAFSALIVHCI; this is encoded by the exons ATGGCGGCAGCAGTGAAGAGCAACGTTCAGACCTCG GACTACTTTGAGAGTTACCTGGCCATCGCCTCCACGGTGCCCTCTGTGCTGTGCCTGATACTCAACTATATCCTAGTAAACAG GTTGTCAGCAAATGTGCGGATTCTGTCATCTCTCTTTGTGATCCTGTTGCTATTTGTGGTGACCACAGTGCTGGTTAAGGTGGATGTGTCAAACAGCAGGATGGGGTTCTTTGTCGGCACATTGGCCAGTGTGGCTGTCGTCAGCGGAGCCTCAAACCTCTTTACTGGCAGTGTATTCGGGATTAGCGGACATTTCCCCATGAGGATCTCCCAGGCCCTCATATCAG GCCAGGCTATGGGAGGCACCCTGAGTGCAGTAGCATCAATAGTAGATCTGGCAGTGGCAAAGGATGTCACAGATAGTGCTCTGGCCTACTTCCTGACAGCCGACGTCTTCATCCTACTCTGCATTTTCACGTACCTGCTGCTGCCCAAGCTGGCATATTCACG aCACTACATGCTAGCAGCAGCGTGTACCAATCCAGGAGTTATGAGTGAGGGGGAAGAAATGTCAGACGCAGGGAGCAGTGTCTCGGTCCCACCGCTGCAACCTATCCTCAGGAAGATATGGGTGCTGGGCTTGAGcgtcttcttcgtcttctttgTCTCTATCATGTTGTTCCCTGCAGTGTCATCAGGGATCCAGTCTGTGAACAAAGACAGCGGCAGCCCCTGGACCACCACTTACTTTGTGCCCCTGACCAGTTTCCTCCTATACAACGTAGCGGACTTCTGCGGTAGGCAGGCCACAGCCTGGCTTCAGGTGCCTGGTCCTACCAGCCGAGTCCTGCCTGCACTGGTGCTGTGTCGCTCAATCATGATCCCACTTCTCATGTTTTGTAACTACCAGCCAAGGGACCACCTCCACACTGTGCTGTTCACACATGATGTGTACCCTGTGATTTTTAACTGCCTGCTAGGCCTTACTAATGGTTACTTAGGTACTCTACCGATGATCTATGGGCCAAAGGTGGTACCTCGGGAGCTGACAGAGGCCACAGGAGTGGTCatgtccttcttcctcactctgGGACTGGCTTTTGGATCTGCTTTCTCTGCGCTTATTGTTCACTGTATCTGA
- the slc29a3 gene encoding equilibrative nucleoside transporter 3 isoform X1 — translation MDSTGPVQPSLNSSYVSNALGNHNVSDDEESEDQSPSASLLPKHSSVPLAVRYSPEDSYCLVYIIFFLMGIGSLLPWNFFITAKHYWLYKLSNNTHGGSSEEQRSDLGDYFESYLAIASTVPSVLCLILNYILVNRLSANVRILSSLFVILLLFVVTTVLVKVDVSNSRMGFFVGTLASVAVVSGASNLFTGSVFGISGHFPMRISQALISGQAMGGTLSAVASIVDLAVAKDVTDSALAYFLTADVFILLCIFTYLLLPKLAYSRHYMLAAACTNPGVMSEGEEMSDAGSSVSVPPLQPILRKIWVLGLSVFFVFFVSIMLFPAVSSGIQSVNKDSGSPWTTTYFVPLTSFLLYNVADFCGRQATAWLQVPGPTSRVLPALVLCRSIMIPLLMFCNYQPRDHLHTVLFTHDVYPVIFNCLLGLTNGYLGTLPMIYGPKVVPRELTEATGVVMSFFLTLGLAFGSAFSALIVHCI, via the exons ATGGACAGCACAGGGCCTGTGCAGCCCAGTCTCAACTCCTCCTATGTTTCAAATGCTCTTGGTAACCATAATGTATCTGATGATGAAGAGAGCGAGGACCAGAGTCCCTCTGCATCACTTCTGCCCAAACATTCATCAGTGCCTCTGGCCGTACGCTACAGTCCTGAGGACTCTTACTGTTTGGTGTACATCATCTTCTTTCTGATGGGCATCGGCTCCCTGCTTCCCTGGAATTTCTTCATAACAGCCAAACACTACTGGCTCTACAAACTGAGTAACAACACTCATGGCGGCAGCAGTGAAGAGCAACGTTCAGACCTCGGT GACTACTTTGAGAGTTACCTGGCCATCGCCTCCACGGTGCCCTCTGTGCTGTGCCTGATACTCAACTATATCCTAGTAAACAG GTTGTCAGCAAATGTGCGGATTCTGTCATCTCTCTTTGTGATCCTGTTGCTATTTGTGGTGACCACAGTGCTGGTTAAGGTGGATGTGTCAAACAGCAGGATGGGGTTCTTTGTCGGCACATTGGCCAGTGTGGCTGTCGTCAGCGGAGCCTCAAACCTCTTTACTGGCAGTGTATTCGGGATTAGCGGACATTTCCCCATGAGGATCTCCCAGGCCCTCATATCAG GCCAGGCTATGGGAGGCACCCTGAGTGCAGTAGCATCAATAGTAGATCTGGCAGTGGCAAAGGATGTCACAGATAGTGCTCTGGCCTACTTCCTGACAGCCGACGTCTTCATCCTACTCTGCATTTTCACGTACCTGCTGCTGCCCAAGCTGGCATATTCACG aCACTACATGCTAGCAGCAGCGTGTACCAATCCAGGAGTTATGAGTGAGGGGGAAGAAATGTCAGACGCAGGGAGCAGTGTCTCGGTCCCACCGCTGCAACCTATCCTCAGGAAGATATGGGTGCTGGGCTTGAGcgtcttcttcgtcttctttgTCTCTATCATGTTGTTCCCTGCAGTGTCATCAGGGATCCAGTCTGTGAACAAAGACAGCGGCAGCCCCTGGACCACCACTTACTTTGTGCCCCTGACCAGTTTCCTCCTATACAACGTAGCGGACTTCTGCGGTAGGCAGGCCACAGCCTGGCTTCAGGTGCCTGGTCCTACCAGCCGAGTCCTGCCTGCACTGGTGCTGTGTCGCTCAATCATGATCCCACTTCTCATGTTTTGTAACTACCAGCCAAGGGACCACCTCCACACTGTGCTGTTCACACATGATGTGTACCCTGTGATTTTTAACTGCCTGCTAGGCCTTACTAATGGTTACTTAGGTACTCTACCGATGATCTATGGGCCAAAGGTGGTACCTCGGGAGCTGACAGAGGCCACAGGAGTGGTCatgtccttcttcctcactctgGGACTGGCTTTTGGATCTGCTTTCTCTGCGCTTATTGTTCACTGTATCTGA